In a single window of the Elaeis guineensis isolate ETL-2024a chromosome 6, EG11, whole genome shotgun sequence genome:
- the LOC105046857 gene encoding protein S40-6 gives MARGRRYCADRLLGTYSYGGQGHATAAADLPDLREEDVWSAVADDYVGDAAGRRPGLDRSDEDRAGRRWLAREGRRHVGGLSLAFDEGYEPRTTVVHQYRNVDAAAAPPYGRRRQHQHHHPPVASAPVNVPDWPRFLRVDGGESMLGAGEGGADCDDGEWVPPHEYLAREQGKMVAASVFEGVGRTLKGRDMSRVREAVWSQTGFFG, from the coding sequence ATGGCCAGGGGGCGGAGGTACTGCGCGGACCGGCTCCTCGGGACGTACAGCTATGGCGGCCAGGGTCACGCGACCGCCGCCGCCGATCTCCCGGACCTCCGGGAGGAGGATGTCTGGTCGGCGGTGGCCGACGACTACGTGGGGGACGCGGCCGGGAGGCGGCCTGGGCTGGACCGGTCGGACGAGGACCGAGCCGGCCGGCGGTGGCTCGCCCGGGAGGGCCGCCGCCACGTAGGGGGGCTATCGCTGGCCTTCGATGAGGGGTACGAGCCCCGGACGACGGTGGTGCACCAGTACAGGAACGTCGACGCAGCGGCGGCGCCACCGTATGGGCGCCGCCGCCAGCACCAACACCACCACCCCCCGGTGGCGTCGGCGCCGGTGAATGTGCCGGACTGGCCTCGGTTCCTCCGGGTGGACGGCGGCGAGTCGATGCTCGGGGCGGGAGAAGGGGGGGCCGATTGCGATGACGGGGAGTGGGTCCCGCCGCACGAGTACCTGGCGAGGGAGCAGGGGAAGATGGTGGCGGCGTCGGTGTTCGAGGGGGTGGGCCGGACACTCAAGGGCCGGGATATGAGCCGGGTCCGGGAGGCGGTCTGGAGCCAGACCGGCTTCTTCGGCTAA
- the LOC105046858 gene encoding uncharacterized protein: MDGQDVANPGGDETLVREAPQLVKVLKEMKDGLDAVRSKVETLTQKVRQKQFPTADGMSYLEAKHLLLLSYCQSIVYYLLRKAKGLSIEGHPVVRSLVEIRLFLEKIRPIDKKLEYQVQKLTRAAGSVASEKTVSVNVNEKDEKQEEEDPLKYRPNPDMLVSKSTQAAQDNGGVYRPPRFAPTSMDEDKITKQEKQALRREKELLRQTKQSSYVKELVDDFEDRPEEVKEIIGAESRELTRYIAKREEHARQEEELFTRAPVTKLDKRIEKHMRKSRNGLLGLTDGFYDEIRTLPLEEKEDGSSTSYMDASRGRKKNNKRKRKH, encoded by the exons ATGGATGGCCAGGACGTTGCGAACCCTGGTGGCGATGAAACCCTAGTCAG GGAAGCTCCTCAGCTTGTTAAGGTTCTTAAAGAGATGAAGGATGGATTGGATGCCGTGAGGAGCAAAGTAGAAACTCTAACCCAAAAG GTGAGGCAAAAGCAATTCCCAACAGCAGATGGGATGAGCTACCTAGAGGCAAAGCATCTTTTGCTTCTGAGCTACTGCCAGTCCATTGTCTACTATCTGCTTCGCAAGGCAAAAGGGTTGTCAATTGAGGGCCATCCTGTTGTTCGGAGCCTTGTGGAGATCAGATTGTTTCTTGAAAAG attCGTCCGATAGATAAGAAGCTGGAATACCAAGTTCAAAAGCTCACCCGGGCTGCTGGGAGTGTTGCATCTGAGAAGACAGTGAGTGTCAATGTGAATGAGAAAGATGAGAAACAGGAGGAGGAGGACCCATTGAAGTACCGCCCAAATCCTGACATGCTTGTTAGCAAGTCAACACAGGCTGCCCAG GATAATGGAGGTGTTTACCGTCCCCCAAGGTTTGCTCCTACAagcatggatgaggataagataacAAAACAGGAGAAGCAGGCTTTGAGACGGGAAAAAGAATTGTTGCGACAGACAAAACAAAGTTCTTATGTTAAAGAGCTCGTGGATGATTTTGAAGATAGACCTGAAGAG GTGAAAGAAATCATAGGAGCTGAAAGCAGAGAGCTTACGAGGTACATAGCAAAGCGAGAGGAGCATGCCAGGCAGGAAGAAGAGCTTTTTACTCGTGCGCCAGTTACAAAACTGGACAAAAGAATAGAGAAGCACATGAGGAAGTCAAGAAATGG ATTGCTGGGCTTGACCGATGGATTCTATGATGAAATTAGAACATTACctttagaagagaaggaagatggCAGTAGTACTAGCTACATGGATGCTAGTaggggaaggaaaaaaaataataagcgcAAG AGGAAACACTAA